In Antennarius striatus isolate MH-2024 chromosome 10, ASM4005453v1, whole genome shotgun sequence, one DNA window encodes the following:
- the si:dkey-27i16.2 gene encoding regulator of cell cycle RGCC-like → MSTDLELELGELLHEFQDVVEELKSPSRSRSHAYQHILQEAKSRTGMGEDSGVEDSDYSSEASLGNSLNTSEEELHTAGITLAPKAKLGDTRDLESFINMLDQELAEM, encoded by the exons ATGTCCACAG ACTTAGAGCTTGAGCTTGGCGAGTTGCTGCATGAATTCCAGGATgtggtggaggagctgaagtCCCCTTCTAGAAGCAGATCTCATGCCTACCAGCACATCCTGCAGGAGGCGAAAAGTCGCACAGGAATGGGGGAAGACAGCGGGGTGGAAGATTCAGATTACA gcAGCGAAGCTTCTTTGGGAAACAGTTTGAACACCAGCGAGGAGGAGCTGCACACAGCAGGCATAACGCTGGCACCAAAAG CCAAGCTGGGAGACACAAGAGATCTTGAGAGTTTTATCAACATGTTGGACCAGGAACTTGCAG AAATGTGA